Below is a window of Streptomyces qaidamensis DNA.
CGCCGGGGTCGAGGCCCACGAGGCGGGCGCTCTGCAGGTGTTCGGCGAGGTAGCGGTCGGCCTCGGCGTCGGTGAGCCGGATGCCGGATCTGCGGGCGACGTGAAGGTACGAGTCGACCTCGGCGCAGTGCACCCACATCAGCAGGGCGGGTTCGTCGACGCCGTAGCGCTCGCCCGTGTCCGGGTCGGTCGCCGTCAGCATGCGGTGGATCCTGCGGACGCGGGCACCGGCGCGCTCGGCGGCGTCGGTGGTGCCGTACGTCGTCGTTCCGACGAAGCTCGCGGTACGCATCAGCCGGCCCCAGGCGTCCCGACGGAAGTCGGAGTTCTGCGTGACCCCGCGGACCGCGCGCGGATGCAGGGCCTGGAGGTAGAGCGCCCGGACGCCCGCGATCCACATCACGGGGTCGCTGTGGAGCTGCCAGGTCACCGATTCGGGACCGAACAGCCCCGGGTCCGCGCCGGTCATGCGCCTCACCTCCGCCCGGCGCACACGATGGCACAGGTCGAACAGCAGGTCGAGAGGCCATCATTCGAACCACGCCCGTCCAATCGTTGAGATTTCACCTACCCGGTTGAGGGTTTGGTAAGGCTCCCCTTATATGCTGACGTCGCCGATCAAGCCCCGGACCGGGCCGCAGTTGCCTGCCCGAGACCTCCCGCACGACAGGATCCGACATGCGCACCACCTCTCGCGGCCTCATAGCGGCGCTCGCTCTCACCCCCGTGCTGACCGGCTGCTTCGCGCCCGGCGACAGCGACGCCGGGACGGCATCGGGCGGTCGGCTGCGGGTCGCGCTGGCCGTGCCGCCGGTACAGGCGCTGTCCCCGTACAGCAACGACGCCACCGTGCTGAGCAAGCTCTCCGTCGCCGAGGGCCTCACCGCCCTCGACAAGAACGGCACGGCCAAGCCCGCTCTGGCGAAGTCCTGGAAGCAGAACGGCGCCACCACCTGGACCTTCGAGCTGCGCAAGGCCGAGTTCCAGGACGGCACCGGGCTGACCGCCCAGGCCGTCGTCGACGCACTCGATCACGCGAGCGCGGCCAAGCCCAAGCCCCGCGTCCTGAGCGACGTGTCACTGACCGCCAAGGCCGACGACGCCGACACCGTCACCCTCACCACCAAGTCGCCCGACCCGGTGCTGCCATTGCGGCTGGCCAGCCCCGCGCTGGCGATCCTGTCGTCGAAGGCGTACGGGAAGGACGGCGCCGTGAGCCCCCTCGGCACCGGCACCGGTCCGTTCGAGATCACCCGGCTGAGCGGCAAGACCAAGGCCACCCTCGACCGCTTCGACGGCTACTGGGGCGGCAAGGCGAAGGCGCCCGGCATCGACGTCAGCTGGATCGCGGACGGGACGGCCCGCGCGAACGCCCTGCGCGGCGGCGAGACCGACATCGCCGAGTGGATCCCGACCGCCCAGGCGAAACTGCTCGACGCGAAGACCCGGCACGAGGTCTCCTCGGTGCGCACCGACAGTCTGGTCCTGAACACCGGCAGCGGCCTGTTCACCGACGCCGGTCTGCGCGCCGCCGCCCGCGAGGCCGTCGACGGCTCCGCGCTGGTCGACTCCGTCTTCGGCGGCTACGCCGACCCCGCGCAGGGCCTGTTCGGGCCCGCCGTCCCCTGGGCGGCCGGCAAGCGCGTCGAGGTGACGGGCCGCACCAAGGCCACGCCCGCCGCCGAGGTGAAGGCCGGCACCAAGGGCAGGACACTGCGGCTGGCCACCTACACCAACCGGGCCGAGTTTCCCGAGGCGGCGTCCGTGCTCCAGCAGCAGCTGGAGAAGGCCGGGTTCACCGTGAAGCAGGACGTGCGCGAGTACACCCAGATGGAGGCCGACCTGCTCGCCGGGAAGTACGACGCCCTCGTCTTCTCGCGGGTGACGCTCCTCGACACCGGTGACGCGGTCGACTACCTCGCCAGCGACTTCACCAGCGAGGGCGTCTACAACATCGCCGGCCTGAAGAACGCCGCGGTGGACAAGGCCATCCGGGCCGCCGCCGCAGAGCGGGACACCGAGAGCCGACGGGAGAAGATCATGCGCGCAGAGGCGGAGATCCTGCGCACCGACGCGGTGGTGCCGCTGGTCCACGAGCAGGTCCTGCAGGGCATCGCCGACGACGTCGAGGGCGTGATCCTCGACCCGCGCGAGCGGTCCCTGATCGACGTCGACACGCACCTGAAGTAACCCGCATGAGCCTCGCGCACGCCCCCGCCGCCCGCCCGTCCCCCTGGCCGGCGGCGGCCGGCCGTGTGCTCGCCGGTGGTGCACTGCTCGGCGCCGTGGCCCTGCTCCCCTGGCTGTCCGGAGCCGACCCGGCCCGGACGGTGCTGCGCGCGCGCTCGGCCGACCAGAACCCCACACCGGCGGAGCTGGCCGCCGTGCGCGGCCAGCTGGGTCTGGACGAGGGCCCCCTGGTCCACCTCACGCACTGGCTGGGCGGCCTGCCGCGCGGGGACGCGGGCGTCTCATGGGTCTCCGGCGCACCGGTCATGCCCCAGGTGGGGACGGCCCTGTCGGTCTCCCTGACGCTGATGCTGGGCGCGTTCGCGGTCACGTCGCTGGTCGCCGGCCTGGTGTGCGCCCGTACGGTCTTCCTCGGTTCGCGGCGCCGGCTGCGACAGGACCGGGCGGGCACCACCGCCGCCGTCCTGGCGTCGCTGCCGAAGTTCCTGCTGGCCTCGGTGCTGGCCACCGTGTGCGGGGTGTGGTGGGGATGGTTCCCGTCCAGCGGGTGGCAGGGGCCGCAGTCGATGCTGCTGCCCTCGCTCGCCCTCGGCATCCCGTCGGGCGCGATGCTCGGCGGCATGCTCGACCAGGCGCTGCCCGCCGCCTTCCACGAACCCTGGGCGCGCACGGCGTACGCCGTCGGGCTCCCGCCCGGCCGCATCGGCCGCAACGGGCTGCGCCGCACCCTGCCCGGCATACTGCCGCAGCTGCTGCCGACCGTCGTGGGCCTGGTCGGTGGTGCGGTCGCCGTGGAGAAGATCTTCAACATCCCCGGGCTCGGCCGGCTCGCCCTGGAAGCCGCCGTCGCGCAGGACCTCCCGGTGCTGCAGACGGCGACCCTGGCCCTGGTCCTGCTGGGCGTCGCCGCGGGCATGGCGATCCGCGCCCTGCGTCACACCCTCCTCGGCCGGCCCCTGCGCGACGGCGCGCTGCCCGCCCTGCACCGGCCCCCGCTCACCGTGCCGCGTTCCCTGGGCTGGATCACCGCGGCCAGTGCACTGCTCCTGCTCGCCCTCGTGACCGCGGGCCTCCTGCGCGACCCGCTCCAGGTCGACACGGCGGCACGGCTGCTGTCCCCGACGCTCGAACACCCACTGGGCACGGACGCTTTGGGCCGTGACCTCCTGGCCCGGCTGGGCCACGGGGCGCTGCGCACAGCCGGGGTCGCCCTCCTCGTGACGGCGGTCAGCGCCGTCGCCGGGCTGCTGCTGGGCATGGCACCGAGGGCGAGCGCGGGCCCGACGGAGGTCGTGTCCACCCTGCCCGCCGTCCTCGCGGGCCTGCTGATCGCGGGCGTGACCGGACCGTCCGTGTGGGGCGCGGCGTGCGCGGTCTGCGTGGTCGCCTGGGGTCCGTACGCCGCCCAGACCGCAGCTCTGCTCGAACAGGAACGCGCGAGCGGCCACATCGCCGCGTCCGTCGCGCTCGGCGCGGGGCGGCTGCACCTGCTGCGCCGCCACCTGCTCCCCTCGGTGGTCCCGGCCCTCCTGCGCAACGCCCTGCTCCGGCTACCCACGACCGTCCTGGTCCTGGCCTCCCTCGGCTTCCTGGGCCTGGGCGAACAGCCGCCCACCCCCGAGTGGGGCCGCCTGCTCTCGGAGAACCAGCCGTACGCCGAACTGGCCCCCTGGACCGTGCTTGGCCCGGCCGCCGCGCTCGTGGTGCTGTCCGTGCTGGCGGTGACGGGCAGCGTCCTGGGACGAAGGAAGGGCGCATAGCGAACGCCCCGGCCGGTGGACGTCACCGGCCGGGGCGTTCGCTCCTCGCTGTCAGGCGGAGTGCGTCCCGTGGGTCACGTATCCGCGCCGCTTGTCCACGACGTTGCGCAGGGGGCGGCCCTCGGCGTGCCGGGTGAGGTTGTCGAGGAACACCTCGACGAGCGCCTCCCGCTCGTTGGTGGTCTCCCCCGCTGTGTGCGGGGAGACCATCACGCCGGGCATGTCCCACAACGGTGATTCCACCGGCAGCGGTTCCTGGCCGAAGACGTCCAGGGCGGCGCCGGCGAGCCGTCCGGCGGCGAGGTGGTCAATGAGTGCCTCCTCGTCGACCAGGCCGCCCCGGCCGACGTTGATCAGTCGCGCCCCCGGCTTCATCGCGGCCAGCACGGGGGCGTCGACCATGCCCCGGGTGTCCTGGGTGAGGGGTGCGGCCAGGACGACGTAGTCCGACTTCGCCAGGGCCGCGGGGACGGTGGCCGAACCGTGGACCGTGCCGAAGTCGGGGTCGTCCGTGCGGGCCGTGCGACCGGCTCCGCACACGCGCATCCCGACGGCGCGCAACAGCCGGGCGATGGCCCGGCCGATGGGACCCGTCCCCCACACCAGCACGGTGCGTCCGGTGATGCCGTCGCTGGGGCGCGGACGCCACTCGCGGCGCCGCTGGTGCTCCCAGGTGCCGGGGAAGTCCTTGGCGAGGGCGAGGATCAGTCCGAGGACGTACTCGGCGGCGGGCTGGTCGTAGACACCGCGCGCGTTGGTGAGCATGACGCCGGGATCCTCGACCAGGGCGGGGAAGAGGAAGGAGTCCACGCCCGCGGAGGACGCGTGGACCCAGCGGGGCGCCTTCTCCGGGTTGTCGGGCCAGGCTTCGCGGATGGCGGGGGTGATGGTGACCCACGCCATGAGGATGTCCGCGCCGGGGAGGAGGTAGGGCAGTTCCTCCTCGGTGGCGTAGACGGTGTCCGCGAGGCGTTCGATGAGGGCGGTGGCGGGGGGCCGGTTGCCGCGGTAGAGGACGACGAGGCGGTCGGGCATGTCAGGCTCCGACGGGGACGGCGATGTACTTGTACTCGAGGAACTCGTCGATGCCGACACGGCCGCCTTCGCGACCCAGGCCGGACTGCTTGACGCCGCCGAAGGGGGCGGCGGGGTTGGAGACGAGGCCGGTGTTGAGGCCGATCATGCCGCTTTCGAGGCGTTCGGCGACGCGCAGGGCACGGTCGAGGTTCTGGGTGAACAGGTAGGAGGCTAGGCCGAATTCGGTGTCGTTGGCGGCGGCGACGGCCTCCTCCTCGGTCTCGAAGGTACGGATCGCGGCGACCGGGCCGAAGATCTCCGTGTCGATGATCTCCGACTCGGGGGCGATGCCGGTCAGGACGGTGGGCGGGTAGAAGCAGCCGGGGCCTTCGAGCAGTTCACCGCCGGTCAGGACGGTGGCGCCGCGCTTGACCGCGTCCTGGACGAGGTCGTGGGCCTTGCTGCGGCCGGCGGCGTCGATGAGGGGGCCGACGTCGGTGCCGGGTTCGGTGCCGTCGCCGACGGTGAGGGCGGCCATGCGGGCGGCCAGGCGGGCGGCGAACTCCTCGGCGACGGAGGTGTGGACGAAGATGCGGTTGGCGGCGCAGCAGGACTCGCCCATGTTGCGCATCTTGGCGACCATGGTGCCTTCGACGGCCACGTCGAGGTCGGCGTCGTCGAAGACGATGAGGGGGGCGTTGCCGCCCAGTTCCATGGAGGTGCGGATGACCGTATCGGCGCACTGCGCCAGCAGGATACGGCCGACCTGGGTGGAGCCGGTGAAGGAGAGTTTGCGGATCTGCCCGCCGCGCAGGAGGGGCTCGATGACGCCGGGGGCGTCGGTGGTGGTGACGATGTTGAGGACACCGTCGGGCAGGCCGGCTTCCTTCAGGATCGCGGCCAGCGCGAGGCTGGTCAGGGGGGTCTGGGGGGCGGGCTTGAGGACGATGGTGCAGCCCGCGGCGATGGCCGGGCCGATCTTGCGGGTGCCCATCGCCAGGGGGAAGTTCCACGGGGTGACGAGCAGGCAGGGCCCGACGGGCTGACGGGAGACCAGAAGCCGGTTCCTGCCGTCCGGCGCGGTCGTCAACCCGCCCTCGATACGGACGGCTTCCTCGGAGAACCAGCGGAAGAACTCGGCGCCGTAAGCGACCTCGGCACGCGCCTCGGCCAGGGGCTTGCCCATCTCCAGCGTCATCAGCAGCGCGAGACCTTCGGTGCGCGCGATGATGAGGTCGTAGGCGCGGCGCAGGATCTCGCTGCGCACCCGGGGCGCGGTGGCGGCCCAGGCGGCCTGCGCGGCGACCGCCGCATCGACGGCGCGCTGCCCGTCGGCCGGAGAGGCGTCGGCCACCCGGCACAACTCCTCACCGGTGGCCGGATTGTCGACCGACAGGGTCCGGCCGGACTCCGCGTCCTGCCAGCCACCGCCGATGAACAACTGCTTGGGAACATCACGGACGACAGTCATCGTGGGTATCTCCTTGTAAGCGTGAGAGGTGCTGCCGACCGGTCAGCGGATGCGGTCCAGCGTCTTGTAGTAGGCGCCGGCGAAGGGCAGGAACCAGGCGGTGCCGTTGTAGAGGGGGATGCGGGGCGGGGCGATGTCGCGGACGGGGCTGACCTCGGGGTGACCGTCCATCACCTCGGCCATGACCTGGCCCATGTGCGTGGCCATCTGCACGCCGTGGCCCGCGTACCCCATGGAGTAGTAGACGCCGTCCTGGGTCTGCCCGGCGTGCACGATCCGGTCCATCGCGAAGCCGACGGAACCGCCCCACACGTACTCGACCTTCGTCCGGGAGAGCTGGGGGAAGATCTCACACATCTCCCGGAAGAGGACGGCTCCGCTCTTCTTGTCCGAGGTGGGGTCGGACGGTGCGAAGCGGGCGCGGCCACCGAACAGCAGCCGGTTGTCCGGGGTGAGCCGGAAGTAGTGGCAGACCTGGTTGGAGTCGACGATGAGGCGGGCCTTGGGGATGATGTCCCGGGCGAGCTGCTCGCCGAGCGGCTCGGTCACGATGATGAAGCTGCCCAGGCAGACCTGCTGGCGGCGCAGCCAGGGGAAGTTCTTGTCGGTGTAGGCGTCGGTGGCCATCATGACCTGCCCGGCGCGGATGACACCGCGCTCGGTGCTGACCTCGAAACGGCCGGCGGCGGTACGCCGCACGCCGATCGCCGCGTTGCGCTCGTGGATCTGCACGCCGGTGCGCTCGCACGCCTCGGCCATGCCGCGTACGAAGCGACCGACGTGCAGTGCGGCACTGAGCGGGTCGAGCAGGCCGCCGTGGTAGGCGTCGGAGCCGATTTCGGACCGCAGCTCGGCCTTGCTGATCAGTGTGGTCTCGTGTCCGAAGTACTGGGCCAGATCGCGCTGTTGGGCCTTCTTGCTCTCGAAGTGGGCGGGGCGGGAGGCGACGCCCAGGCGACCGACGCGGCGGAACTGGCAGTCGATGGACTCCTCGTTCACGAGCCGCTCGACGGTGTCCACGGCCTCGCCGTAGGAGTTGTAGATCTCGCGGGCCCGGTCGAGTCCGTACCGGCGGATGGCCTGGCGTACGCCGATGGTGAAGCCGAGGTTGGCCATGCCGCCGTTGCGTGCGGAGGCACCGGAGCCGATCTGGCCCTTCTCGACGAGGGTGACGCGGGCGCCCTTGCGCGCGGAGTGCAGAGCGGTGGACAGACCCGTCAGGCCGGCGCCGACGACCACCACGTCGGCGTCCTCGGTCAGTGGCTTGCCGGACCGGTCGGGGAACGCCCCGGCGGTTTCTGTCCAGTATGGAATCGTCTTCATTTCGGGTCCTCTGCGGGGGAGTTTTCGAAAGGGGGGCCCGCGGCCGGGCACCACCAGGGGGCCCGGCCTACGGCGCTGACGGCGGTTGCGCGGCCCGTGCCGGCGCGTGGCTCAGCTGAGGGGTTCGACGGGCAGGACGCCGCCTTGGGTGTTGCGGTGGCCGCCGAGTTTGCGGACGAGGGCGACCAGGGCGAGGGCGAGGATGGCCAGGGCGATGAGGACGGCGCTGACGGCGGTGACGGTCGGGTCGACGTCGAACTGGAGGGCGTTGAAGACCAGGACCGGCAGGGTGCGGGTGTCGGGGGTGGACAGGAACTGGGCGATGAAGAACTCGTCGAAGCTGGTGATGAAGGAGAACACCGCTGCGGCGATGAGGCCCGGGGTCGCCAGGGGGAAGGTGATGCGGCGGGCGATGGTGATGCGGCTGGCGCCCATGCTGGCGGCGGCGTCTTCGAGGCGTTCGTCGATGCCGCGCAGGGTGGAGATCATGATGAGGATCGCGATGGGTGCGGCGAGCACGGTGTGGCCGAGGGCGATGGCCAGGGGGCTGCCGAGCATGCCGGCCGGTTCGAAGAACAGGAACAGGCCGAGCGCGATGACCACTTGGGGGATGAGCATGGGGGCCAGGACCAGTCCGTAGACGGCCGCGTGCAGGGGGAGACGGCCGCGCGCCAGTGCGGTGGCCGCGGTCACGCCCAGGATGAGGGAGAACACGGTGGTCAGGGCGGCGACCAGGCTGGACAGGGCGATGGAGGTGGCCCAGTTCCCGCCGGGCGCGGCCATCTGCTCATACCAGCGGGTGCTGTACTCCTTGGGCGGGAAGGTGCCGATACCGTCCGCGCCGAAGGACGTGACCAGGATGATCACGATGGGCATGGCCAGGAACAGCAGGATCGCGGTGGCGCTCAGGGCGCGGCCGATGTGTCCGGCCCGGGTGGGAGGCAGTTCCATCATGAGCTGCTCCTTCGCTCGTGGGTCTTCTTGCGGCGGAGCTTGGCCAGGCCCAGCACGCCGAGTCCGGCGAAGGTGAGCAGGAGCAGGATGACGCCGAAGGCGGCGGCGGAGTTCCACTGGTCCTGCTTCATCACCTGCTGGTCGATCAGGGCCGCGACGACGGTCTGCTTGTCACCGCCCATCAACGCGGGGGTGATGTAGTAGCCCAGGCACAGGATGAAGCTGAGCAGACCCGCGGTGCCGATCCCCGGCGCGACCAGCGGCAGGTAGATCCGGCGGAAGACCGTCATCCGGGAGGCGCCGAACCCGGCCGCCGCGGCCAGCAGCCGGCCGTCGACACCTCGCATCACGCCCTGTAGCACCAGGACGGTGTAGGGGAGCATGACGGAGGTGGTGCCGATCACGACACCGGTCTCGTTGTAGAGCAGCGAGTAGGGTGCGCCGGGTGCGTGCAGGGAGGTCAACAGGCTGTTGATCAGGCCGTGTTCGCCGAGCATGATGATCCAGCCGTAGGTGCGCACCAGGGCACTGATGAAGTGCGGCACCACCACGATCAGCATCGCAAGGGCGGCGAAGACCGGCCGCATGCGGGCGATGGCATGCGCCAGGACGAAACCGACCAGCAGGCTCAGCACCGCGGTCTCCGCGGAGATCCTCAGCGTGGAGAGCAGCACGGACAGGTTCACGCCGCTGAGGGCGTCGGTGTACCAGTGCAGGGTGAAGCCGCCGCTGTCGCCCTTGAGGCTGAGGGAGAGGACCCCGATGATCGGGTAGACGAACAGCAGCAGCAGGAACACCGTGACGGGGACGGCGTTGACCAGGGCGATGCGGGAGCGGTGTCCGCGCATCGCGGATGTTTTCACGCGCACCTTGCCGGGTGCGACAGCGGTGCCGGCCACAGGTTCACCCCCCGTCCGTCGCGTCGAAGACACTGACGTCCTCGGGGTCGGCGGTGACGCAGACCCGCTCCCCGACGCGCGGCGGAATCGCGGCGGTCTCGATCCGCAGCGGCGCCGTCCCGGGCGAAGCACCGTCCGGGCGGACGGTGATCCGGGTGAGCGAGCCGACGTAGACGGCCGTCTCGACCGTGCCGGTACAGCAGCTTTCCTCGGCGCCGGCCAGGCGCAGCTTGCCCGGCCGCACCGCGGCCCGCACCCGCTGCCCCGGCGGCCAGGCATGCGCGCGGGCCTTGAGCAGGCCACCGGAGTCCAGCCGCACCGGGGTGCAGCCGTCCGCCGTCGACTCCTCGACCGTGCCCGACAGGAAGTTCGCCGCGCCCAGGAAGTCGGCCACGAACGGGGTGCGGGGGCGTTCGAACAGGCCGCGCGGGGTGTCGAACTGCTCGATACACCCGTCCTTCATGATGGCGATCCGGTCCGACAGGACCAGCGCCTCCTCCTGATCATGCGTCACGTAGATGACGGTCAGGCCGAGTTCACGCTGGATGGTCTTGATCTCGGTCTGCATCTGGTCACGCAGCTTCTTGTCCAGCGCGCCCAGCGGCTCGTCCATCAGCACGATCGGCGGGCGGTAGACCAGGACCCGGCACAGGGCGACGCGCTGCTGCTGGCCGCCGGACAGTTCACGCGGTTTGCGGCCGGCGAACTTCGACAGGCCGGCCGCCTCCAGGGTCTCCCCCACCCGGCGGCGGATCTCCGCCTTCGACACACCGCGCAGTTGCAGCGGGAAGGCGACGTTCTCCTCGACCGTCATGTGAGGGAAGAGCAGGTACTGCTGGAAGACGAAACCGAAGTCACGCTTGCCGGGGTTGAGCTTGGTGATGTCGCGGCCGTCAACCTCGATGGTGCCGGAGTCGGGCTCGGTGAACCCGGCCAGCATCATCAGCGTGGTCGTCTTGCCCGACCCGGAAGAGCCGAGGAAGGTGACGAACTCACCTGCCGCGATCTCCATGTCCACACCGTCGACCACCGTCGTCCCGCTGTAGGACTTCCGCAACCCCGCCACCGACAGAGACTTGCCGGTCGGTGCGTTGGACGCCGGGGCCAGGGCCGAGGCGAGGAGCTTGATCCGCTCAGGCATCGGCCCACTCCCGCCAGCGCTTGGTGACCGCCTCAAGATTCTCGTCCCACCAGGCCACGTCGGTGTCGAACCCGCTCTTCAGGTTCTCGGGCGAGGTCGGCAGCGTGGCGAGGACGTCGTCCGACAGCAGCTTGGTGGCAGCCGGGACGACCGGGCCCTGCGGGAAGACCTTGGCGAAGGCCGCCTGCACCTCAGGACGCAGGGAGAAGTCGATCAGTTTGTAGGCGGCGTCCGTGTTGTCCGCGCCCTTGGGGATGCCCCAGCCGTTGGTGAGCCGCCGGGCGCCGTTCCACTGGTAGGCGATCGGCTGGCCCTGCTTGATCAGCTCGTCCGCGCGGCCACTCCACAGGCTGGTCATGACGACCTCCTTGCGGCCCAGCAGCACTGCGGGAAGGGCGCCGGTGTTCCAGAACTTCTTCACCTCACCGCGGATCCGCGACATCGAGGCGAACGCCCGGTCCAGGTCGAGCGGGTACAGCTTGTCCAGCGGCACACCGTCGGCCAGCAGCGCGAACTCCAGCTCAGGGTAGTCCGCTTCAGCACTCTGCAGGGAGCGCTGACCGGCGAAGGAGTGGGTGTTCCAGAAGTCGGCCCAGCCCTTGGGCGCGCGCTTCAGGCTGTCCGTGCGGTAGGCCATCAGGCTCGCCCAGACGTTCTTGCCGACCGCGTGCTCCGGCAGGTTGTGTTCGGCGATACCGGCGCCCTTGACGTTCTTCAGCCGGTCGTGGTCGACCGCCTCCAGACACTCCAGGCGGGCCATCTTCTGGAAGATCAGCAGGGTGTTGTCCATCAGGTCGACCTGCGGACGGCCCTGCCTGACCTGGGCGATGATCTGCGCGGACTGGTAGTTGACCGTGGTGACCTGGATGCCGGTCTCCTTGGTGAACGGCTCGTAGACCGCTTTGGTGAGCGCGTCGTTGTAGGCGCCACCGCTGTTGCTGACGACGAGCCCCTTCTTGCTGCCACCGCCCGAGGAGCCGCGGCTCTCGCCGCTGCCCATGAGGGTGCCGCATCCTGTCACTGCCGTGGCGGCGGCCAGTGCGCCTGCGGTGCGGAGTACGGTTCTGCGTCCTATCCGGTTGTCTTCCATGGCAGAGCCTCCTGGAGATCGCTGGGGGTACGGGGGATCCGTGATGCGGGGACGTGCGGATCCCGTACGGGGGGGAGTTCAGATGCCGAGCATGCGGTTGAGCTCGTCCAGGGACTTGACCGGCAGGTAGTCGTAGCCGTGGGTCACGGGGTCGTAGCCGCGGTCCAGGAGGATGAGGTTGCGAAAGCCCATGTCGTGCATCGGCATCAGGTCGTAGCGGGTGTGCGAGGAGACGTGCACGAAGTCCTCGGGGGACGCGTCGAGCTGGTCGAGCATGTACTCGAAGGCGGCGTAGCGGGGCTTGTAGTAGCCGGCCTGCTCAGCGGTGTACACCGCGTGGAAGTCCGCGCCGAGCCGGGGCACGCTCTCCTGAAGGAAGGAGTCGTCCGCGTTGGACAGGATGACCAGCTTGTAGTTCTCGCCCATCGTCTTCAGCGGCTCCGGCACATCAGCGTGCGGGCCCCAGCTGCGCACGCCGTCCGCGAACCGCCGGCCCGCCTCCGGGGCGGCCTTGATGCCCCACTTGCGGCAGACCCGCTCGAAGGAGTCCTGCAGCACCTGCTCGTAGGCGTAGTACTCGCCGCGGACCTGGTCGTAGCGGTAACCGCGGAATTCCCGCACGAACTGGTCCCACTGCTCGGCGGGGATCTGGTCGCCGACCAGCTCACGCGTGATGGGGGTGATCGGGTACTCGATCAACGTGCCGTAGCAGTCGAAGGAGACGTACTTCGGCCGGAACGAGGGCTCGCTCATGAAGGGCTCCACATGGGTTCTAGGAGAGTGCGGTCGAGGGGGACGGAAGTCGGCCCTGTGCGTGTTCAGACGGCACAGGCCGGTGCGAGGAAGCCGACGGGGTGCTCCGTCGTGCCGTCGAGTGCCAGGTCGGCGGCGATCTCGCCCATGGCGGGCGAGAGTTTGAAGCCGCTGCCGGAGAATCCGGCCATGACGACGATGTCGTCCTCGCCGGGGAGATGACCGACGAGCGGGTTCCCGGAGGCGGTGTAGCCCTCCATGTAGACCGACAGCCGGATGGGGTCGGGGTTCAGGTCGGGCATCAGCTCGCCGATGAGCTCGCGGAAGGTGCCGAGTTCCTCGGGGCGGACCGTGCGGTCGAGCCGCTCGGGGTCGGGGACGGGCAGATAGCGGGCCAAGGAGAGGCCCAGCTTGACGGAGATGCCGTCGGGCGACGGGAGACCGTAGCAGTCGTGGGGTGTGCTGCGGACGAAGGCGGGGGCGCCGCCCGCGAACCAGTCGTGGCGGGTGGGGATGTGCCAGGAGCTGACCAGCCGGCGGATGTCGACGGCCCGCGGTAGATCCGGGAGCAGGGTGTTGACCCAGGGGCCCACGGTCACCACGGCGGCGTCCACGTGGTCCGTGCCGTGGTCGGTGACGATGTGCACCCCGCCGCCCGCCGCGGGGGCGATCTCCCGCACCGGGGTGTAGCGGCGCAGCCGTGCGCCCAGTTGCTCGGCGCGGGCGGCGGCGGCCTGGACCGACGCCTCGGGCCTGATGATGGAGCCCATCCGGTCGAGTACGGCCGTGTGCCCGTCCGGGAGGCGGTGCTGCGGGTAGCGACGGGCGAGTTCCTCCCGGTCCAGCACCTCGTGGTCCAGCTTGTGGGCGGTGCTGGCGGAGAGGAGGAGGCGCATGGACGGGGCCTCGGTCTCGCCCATCACCAGGCATCCGCTGCGGCGGCGCAGCGAGAAGCCGCTCTCGCGCTGGAGCCGGTCCCACATCCGGT
It encodes the following:
- a CDS encoding NAD(P)/FAD-dependent oxidoreductase; protein product: MKTIPYWTETAGAFPDRSGKPLTEDADVVVVGAGLTGLSTALHSARKGARVTLVEKGQIGSGASARNGGMANLGFTIGVRQAIRRYGLDRAREIYNSYGEAVDTVERLVNEESIDCQFRRVGRLGVASRPAHFESKKAQQRDLAQYFGHETTLISKAELRSEIGSDAYHGGLLDPLSAALHVGRFVRGMAEACERTGVQIHERNAAIGVRRTAAGRFEVSTERGVIRAGQVMMATDAYTDKNFPWLRRQQVCLGSFIIVTEPLGEQLARDIIPKARLIVDSNQVCHYFRLTPDNRLLFGGRARFAPSDPTSDKKSGAVLFREMCEIFPQLSRTKVEYVWGGSVGFAMDRIVHAGQTQDGVYYSMGYAGHGVQMATHMGQVMAEVMDGHPEVSPVRDIAPPRIPLYNGTAWFLPFAGAYYKTLDRIR
- a CDS encoding ABC transporter permease, with the protein product MMELPPTRAGHIGRALSATAILLFLAMPIVIILVTSFGADGIGTFPPKEYSTRWYEQMAAPGGNWATSIALSSLVAALTTVFSLILGVTAATALARGRLPLHAAVYGLVLAPMLIPQVVIALGLFLFFEPAGMLGSPLAIALGHTVLAAPIAILIMISTLRGIDERLEDAAASMGASRITIARRITFPLATPGLIAAAVFSFITSFDEFFIAQFLSTPDTRTLPVLVFNALQFDVDPTVTAVSAVLIALAILALALVALVRKLGGHRNTQGGVLPVEPLS
- a CDS encoding ABC transporter permease, coding for MAGTAVAPGKVRVKTSAMRGHRSRIALVNAVPVTVFLLLLFVYPIIGVLSLSLKGDSGGFTLHWYTDALSGVNLSVLLSTLRISAETAVLSLLVGFVLAHAIARMRPVFAALAMLIVVVPHFISALVRTYGWIIMLGEHGLINSLLTSLHAPGAPYSLLYNETGVVIGTTSVMLPYTVLVLQGVMRGVDGRLLAAAAGFGASRMTVFRRIYLPLVAPGIGTAGLLSFILCLGYYITPALMGGDKQTVVAALIDQQVMKQDQWNSAAAFGVILLLLTFAGLGVLGLAKLRRKKTHERRSSS
- a CDS encoding ABC transporter ATP-binding protein codes for the protein MPERIKLLASALAPASNAPTGKSLSVAGLRKSYSGTTVVDGVDMEIAAGEFVTFLGSSGSGKTTTLMMLAGFTEPDSGTIEVDGRDITKLNPGKRDFGFVFQQYLLFPHMTVEENVAFPLQLRGVSKAEIRRRVGETLEAAGLSKFAGRKPRELSGGQQQRVALCRVLVYRPPIVLMDEPLGALDKKLRDQMQTEIKTIQRELGLTVIYVTHDQEEALVLSDRIAIMKDGCIEQFDTPRGLFERPRTPFVADFLGAANFLSGTVEESTADGCTPVRLDSGGLLKARAHAWPPGQRVRAAVRPGKLRLAGAEESCCTGTVETAVYVGSLTRITVRPDGASPGTAPLRIETAAIPPRVGERVCVTADPEDVSVFDATDGG
- a CDS encoding ABC transporter substrate-binding protein; translation: MEDNRIGRRTVLRTAGALAAATAVTGCGTLMGSGESRGSSGGGSKKGLVVSNSGGAYNDALTKAVYEPFTKETGIQVTTVNYQSAQIIAQVRQGRPQVDLMDNTLLIFQKMARLECLEAVDHDRLKNVKGAGIAEHNLPEHAVGKNVWASLMAYRTDSLKRAPKGWADFWNTHSFAGQRSLQSAEADYPELEFALLADGVPLDKLYPLDLDRAFASMSRIRGEVKKFWNTGALPAVLLGRKEVVMTSLWSGRADELIKQGQPIAYQWNGARRLTNGWGIPKGADNTDAAYKLIDFSLRPEVQAAFAKVFPQGPVVPAATKLLSDDVLATLPTSPENLKSGFDTDVAWWDENLEAVTKRWREWADA
- a CDS encoding haloacid dehalogenase type II translates to MSEPSFRPKYVSFDCYGTLIEYPITPITRELVGDQIPAEQWDQFVREFRGYRYDQVRGEYYAYEQVLQDSFERVCRKWGIKAAPEAGRRFADGVRSWGPHADVPEPLKTMGENYKLVILSNADDSFLQESVPRLGADFHAVYTAEQAGYYKPRYAAFEYMLDQLDASPEDFVHVSSHTRYDLMPMHDMGFRNLILLDRGYDPVTHGYDYLPVKSLDELNRMLGI